In one window of Tissierellales bacterium DNA:
- a CDS encoding N-acetylmuramoyl-L-alanine amidase: MSDLFFINYYDLKEDKIFKLPLEEMVETLLPNYMDISFHIDALKAQAIVIRTNLVRRSLKLKGEGCKNHKGVDFCKSSHCYNFKNIEEYRSIWGDNFNKNREKIGEAVENTKGIILTINGKPMQAKFHHTCGGSTENAENVLKHPVIYLRKVLCNYCVDSPKWENKKDFSVSDIEEKLNIKFPINKEKIEIKEFIEDVERDEEGRVKYAYMGGKKFEGKELMDLLDLSSTRFSFFPTNIRFVSQGDGHGLGLCQEGSRIMAEKGYSFEDILKYYYTGIEMVKYPFPSIKQPLFGKTIIIDPGHGGENVGFKGANGSEEKEIALNISKELKKEIEELGGEACLTRKDDEEILLTNRAHMVNKLKPDFLISIHLNYMANSNKKGAGVYYFRGDRESKKLGNIIMKNLETIGVINRGVKEGRFFLLKDVYVSSLIIEIGYLSNAEEEKNLLNSNYIKSQAKVISRSIVEYFES; encoded by the coding sequence ATGTCAGATTTATTTTTTATAAATTATTATGATTTAAAAGAGGATAAGATTTTTAAATTGCCCCTTGAAGAAATGGTTGAAACTTTACTGCCGAATTATATGGATATAAGTTTTCATATAGATGCCTTAAAGGCACAAGCTATAGTTATAAGGACTAATTTAGTGAGAAGGTCTTTAAAACTCAAAGGTGAAGGTTGTAAAAATCATAAAGGGGTAGATTTTTGTAAAAGCTCCCACTGTTATAATTTTAAAAATATAGAGGAATATCGTTCTATATGGGGGGATAATTTTAATAAAAATAGGGAGAAAATAGGAGAAGCTGTAGAAAATACAAAGGGGATAATATTGACTATAAATGGTAAGCCTATGCAAGCAAAATTTCATCATACCTGTGGTGGAAGTACGGAAAATGCAGAGAATGTTTTAAAGCATCCAGTTATTTATCTAAGGAAAGTTCTATGTAATTATTGTGTAGATTCGCCAAAATGGGAAAATAAAAAAGATTTTTCTGTCTCAGATATTGAAGAAAAATTAAATATAAAATTCCCTATAAATAAAGAAAAAATTGAAATAAAGGAATTTATAGAAGATGTAGAAAGAGATGAAGAAGGAAGAGTAAAGTATGCTTATATGGGAGGAAAAAAATTTGAAGGCAAGGAGTTAATGGATTTATTAGATCTTAGTTCTACTCGTTTTAGTTTTTTTCCTACAAATATTCGTTTTGTATCTCAGGGAGATGGTCATGGGCTAGGATTATGTCAAGAGGGTAGTAGAATAATGGCTGAGAAGGGATATTCCTTTGAAGATATATTAAAATATTACTATACTGGAATAGAAATGGTTAAATACCCTTTTCCTAGTATAAAACAGCCTCTTTTTGGGAAGACAATAATAATAGACCCTGGGCATGGAGGAGAGAATGTTGGATTTAAAGGTGCTAATGGCTCTGAAGAAAAAGAAATTGCATTAAATATAAGTAAAGAATTAAAAAAAGAAATTGAAGAATTAGGGGGAGAAGCTTGTTTAACTAGGAAAGATGATGAGGAAATATTATTAACTAATAGGGCTCATATGGTAAATAAATTAAAACCAGATTTTTTAATAAGTATTCATTTAAATTATATGGCTAACTCTAATAAGAAAGGTGCTGGAGTATATTATTTTAGAGGGGATAGGGAAAGTAAGAAACTAGGAAATATAATTATGAAAAACTTAGAGACTATTGGAGTAATTAATAGGGGTGTAAAAGAGGGAAGGTTTTTCTTGCTTAAGGATGTTTATGTAAGCTCTTTAATAATAGAAATAGGGTATTTATCTAATGCTGAAGAAGAAAAAAACTTATTAAATAGTAATTATATAAAAAGTCAAGCTAAAGTTATTTCAAGAA
- the mgtE gene encoding magnesium transporter → MYDEKIEELIREKKYVQLRDELSEMNSVDVADILSSMDIHIALILFRMLPKDVAVEVFSEFSGDMRKELIGLITDKEIKDIVDELYFDVRVDVIEEMPANIVKKILRNTKEDERKLINQFLKYPQDSAGSLMTIEYVELKKEMAVKEAMKHIKETGLDKETVYTCYVTGKNRKLEGIVSLRKLVISEEDEIIENIFDEDVIYVSTHDDQETVAGIFKRYGFLALPVVDNENRLTGIITVDDIMEVIDQETTEDFQKMAAMSPSEEPYLETNTFTLAKHRIIWLLVLMISATFTGGIIRRYEDLLQSAVLLTAFIPMLMDTGGNAGSQSSTLIIRGLALGDIKLRDSWRIIWKEFKISIIVGITLAFANFLRIYFLEKVDFAVALTVSVTLFATVVVSKIIGGILPIVAKKVNIDPAIMAGPLITTIVDAISLIVYFSMASWILGL, encoded by the coding sequence ATGTATGATGAAAAAATTGAAGAACTAATAAGGGAAAAAAAGTATGTACAATTAAGAGATGAATTATCAGAAATGAATTCTGTAGACGTAGCTGATATCCTATCATCTATGGATATTCATATTGCACTAATCCTGTTTAGGATGCTTCCAAAAGATGTGGCGGTGGAAGTGTTTTCAGAGTTTTCCGGTGATATGCGAAAAGAATTAATAGGTCTCATAACAGATAAAGAAATTAAAGATATAGTAGATGAATTATATTTTGATGTTAGAGTAGACGTTATAGAGGAAATGCCTGCTAATATAGTGAAGAAAATTTTAAGAAATACTAAGGAAGATGAAAGAAAACTTATAAACCAGTTTTTAAAATATCCGCAAGATTCTGCTGGTAGCCTAATGACTATAGAATATGTGGAACTAAAAAAGGAAATGGCTGTAAAAGAGGCTATGAAGCATATTAAAGAAACAGGCTTAGACAAAGAAACAGTTTATACTTGTTATGTAACAGGTAAAAATAGGAAATTAGAAGGAATAGTATCTTTAAGGAAATTAGTAATTAGTGAAGAAGATGAAATTATAGAAAATATATTTGATGAAGATGTAATTTATGTAAGTACCCATGACGATCAAGAGACAGTAGCAGGTATTTTTAAAAGATATGGATTTTTAGCATTACCTGTAGTGGATAATGAAAATAGACTTACTGGTATTATAACAGTTGACGATATTATGGAAGTAATTGACCAAGAAACTACAGAAGACTTTCAAAAAATGGCTGCTATGTCGCCATCGGAAGAGCCTTATTTAGAAACAAATACTTTTACATTAGCAAAACATAGAATAATTTGGTTATTAGTTCTTATGATATCTGCAACTTTTACTGGAGGAATAATTAGAAGATATGAAGACCTACTCCAATCTGCAGTTCTTTTAACAGCCTTTATACCCATGTTAATGGATACAGGAGGAAATGCAGGGAGTCAATCCTCAACTTTGATCATTAGGGGACTTGCATTAGGAGATATAAAACTAAGAGATAGTTGGAGAATAATATGGAAAGAATTTAAAATTAGTATAATTGTAGGGATAACTTTAGCTTTTGCAAATTTTTTAAGAATCTACTTTTTAGAAAAAGTAGATTTCGCTGTAGCTTTAACAGTATCTGTAACTTTGTTTGCTACAGTTGTAGTTTCTAAAATAATAGGAGGTATACTACCTATAGTAGCCAAAAAAGTCAATATAGACCCTGCTATTATGGCAGGCCCATTAATTACAACTATAGTAGATGCTATAAGTTTAATAGTTTATTTTTCAATGGCATCTTGGATATTAGGGCTATAG